The following nucleotide sequence is from Nitratidesulfovibrio termitidis HI1.
GTGGTCATCGGGCGGGTCTACCCCATCTTCGCGGGCTCGCTGCTGGTCATGGCCGTGGGCCTTACCGCCGCGTTCTTCGTGGAGGGCTACGCCACCCGCGCACCCCTGAACTGGACAGCCCCCCCCGCCGATCTGCCCATGTGGCCGCTGCTGTTCATCACCATTGCCTGCGGGGCCATTTCCGGCTTCCACGCCACCCAGTCGCCCCTGATGGCCCGCTGCCTGCCCGACGAACGCAGCGGGCTGCCCGTGTTCTACGGGGCCATGATCGCCGAAGGCGCGCTGGCGTTGATCTGGGCCACCCTGGGCATGGCCCTGTACCCCAACCCGCAGGCGCTGCACGCCGCCATCGCCGCCGGAGGGCCGGGAAAAGTGGTCAACGACGTGTCCATGGAACTGATGGGGCCGGTGGGGGGCATTCTGGCCATTCTGGGGGTCATCGTGCTGCCCATCACCTCCGGCGACACGGCCTTCCGCTCCGCCCGCCTGACCATCGCCGACGTGCTCGGCGTGGCGCAGCGGGAACGCCGCCGCCGACTGCTCATCGCGGTGCCGCTGTTCGCGCTGGGCGCCGCCCTGTCGCAGGTCAACTTCGAAGTGATCTGGCGCTACTTCGGCTGGGCCAACCAGGTGCTGGCAACGCTGGTATTGTGGACCGTCGCGGCTTTCCTGGCGCGCGGGAGCAAATTCCACTGGCCCGCCAGCCTGCCCGCCAGCTTCATGACCGCAGTGTGCGCCACCTACATCTGCCATGCCCGCATCGGCCTGAACCTGCCGCTGAC
It contains:
- a CDS encoding carbon starvation CstA family protein encodes the protein MPPGAYLAISLAALICGYLLYGRLMARLMRPDNARPTPACTMADGVDYVKLPAKTVFLIQLLNIAGIGPVYGPILGALYGPWALLWIVLGSIFAGGVHDYFSGMLSVRRGGLSLPDVVGDHLGIPMRRFMQVFSLVVVVLVGVVFVTGPARLLSDMTAIPVMTWVVIIFAYYFLATILPIDVVIGRVYPIFAGSLLVMAVGLTAAFFVEGYATRAPLNWTAPPADLPMWPLLFITIACGAISGFHATQSPLMARCLPDERSGLPVFYGAMIAEGALALIWATLGMALYPNPQALHAAIAAGGPGKVVNDVSMELMGPVGGILAILGVIVLPITSGDTAFRSARLTIADVLGVAQRERRRRLLIAVPLFALGAALSQVNFEVIWRYFGWANQVLATLVLWTVAAFLARGSKFHWPASLPASFMTAVCATYICHARIGLNLPLTVSSWMGGAAAVLTLALFLSRCRRKA